From one Lolium rigidum isolate FL_2022 chromosome 4, APGP_CSIRO_Lrig_0.1, whole genome shotgun sequence genomic stretch:
- the LOC124648110 gene encoding pathogenesis-related protein 1A-like: MERGAMLPLLLVVVLVQVQVEALAAVGTSSLDYLGGNTKANSKQQQERQPFLKREDEFFATVAKKLGLRSFTGGRGTYKSMAKEFLDAHNRVRAKYGVPPLRWSNKLARYARRWSAARRYDCVMMHSPAPPYGENVYEGSGWDWHAVDAVSDWASEASFYDWRAQACHPGQECGHFKQLVWRTTKYVGCGRAECYNGHSFFTCSYDPAGNYKGEEPLT, from the coding sequence atggaGCGCGGCGCCATGCTGCCGCTCCTCcttgtggtggtgctggtgcaggTGCAGGTGGAGGCGCTCGCCGCCGTGGGCACGTCGTCGCTCGACTACCTTGGCGGTAATACCAAGGCCAACAGCAAGCAGCAGCAGGAGAGGCAGCCATTTCTGAAGCGCGAGGACGAGTTCTTCGCGACGGTGGCCAAGAAGCTTGGTCTGCGCTCCTTCACCGGCGGGCGTGGCACCTACAAGTCGATGGCCAAGGAGTTCCTGGACGCGCACAACCGCGTGCGCGCCAAGTACGGCGTGCCCCCGCTGCGGTGGAGCAACAAGCTGGCCCGTTACGCGCGGCggtggtcggcggcgcggcggtaCGACTGCGTGATGATGCACTCGCCGGCGCCGCCCTACGGCGAGAACGTGTACGAGGGCAGCGGGTGGGACTGGCACGCCGTGGACGCAGTGTCGGACTGGGCCAGCGAGGCGTCCTTCTACGACTGGCGGGCCCAGGCCTGCCACCCGGGCCAGGAGTGCGGCCACTTCAAGCAGCTCGTGTGGAGGACCACCAAGTACGTCGGCTGCGGACGGGCCGAGTGCTACAACGGACACTCCTTCTTCACATGCTCCTACGACCCAGCCGGAAACTACAAGGGAGAGGAGCCACTCACCTAA
- the LOC124648109 gene encoding 4-hydroxybenzoate polyprenyltransferase, mitochondrial-like gives MAPSALLRAAAAALRRRARIAAPLQSISPLTHTLTPPPFPIPFPDPTPTPNPAARRHLITLTRRPCPKPPSAAASSYYVDRILLPSTFSRPHSTDEGKEDGVPAAASWVERRLPEAARPYAMLARLDKPIGTWLLAWPCMWSIAIAAMPGELPDLQMLGLFGCGAILLRGAGCTVNDLLDRDIDNKVERTKSRPFASGALTPTQGVCFLGSQLLLGLGILLQLNNFSRVLGASSLLLVFTYPLMKRFTFWPQAFLGLTFNWGALLGWAAIKGSLDPAVILPLYTAGICWTLVYDTIYAHQDKEDDLKVGVKSTALRFGDLTKQWISAFGAASIGSLALSGYNAELAWPYYPLLTAAAAQLAWQISTVDLSNRADCNRKFVSNKWFGALVFWGVVLGRLTS, from the exons ATGGCGCCCTCTGCTctgctccgcgccgccgccgccgccctccgccgccgcgcccgcatCGCCGCCCCGCTCCAATCCATCTCCCCGCTCACCCACACCCTTACGCCTCCTCCCTTTCCCATTCCCTTTCCCGATCCCACTCCCACTCCCAACCCCGCTGCCCGGCGGCACCTCATCACCCTAACCCGCCGGCCATGCCCGAAACCTCCCTCGGCGGCGGCATCCTCCTACTACGTCGACAGGATCCTGCTTCCCAGCACATTCTCGCGGCCTCACTCCACCGACGAGGGGAAGGAGGACGGCgtcccggcggcggcgtcgtgggTGGAGAGGCGCCTGCCAGAGGCGGCGCGCCCGTACGCGATGCTTGCCCGCCTCGACAAGCCCATCGGCACCTGGCTCCTCGCCTGGCCCTGCATGTG GTCAATCGCAATAGCGGCTATGCCGGGGGAGCTCCCTGACTTGCAAATGTTGGGATTGTTCGGGTGTGGAGCTATCCTTCTCAGGGGGGCTGGTTGCACAGTGAATGATCTTCTCGACCGCGACATTGATAACAAG GTTGAGCGCACCAAAAGCAGGCCTTTTGCTTCAGGTGCTCTAACCCCTACCCAAGGAGTGTGCTTCCTCGGATCACAGCTACTGCTGGGATTGGGCATTCTTCTCCAGCTGAACAACTTTAG CCGTGTTCTTGGGGCATCTTCTCTTCTTTTGGTGTTTACTTATCCCCTGATGAAGAGGTTCACATTTTGG CCTCAGGCGTTTCTTGGCTTGACCTTCAACTGGGGAGCTTTGTTAGGATGGGCTGCTATCAAAGGAAGCCTAGACCCTGCAGTCATCCTTCCACTGTATACTGCCGGTATATGCTGGACGTTGGTGTACGATACCATATATGCACATCAG GACAAAGAAGATGACCTGAAAGTAGGTGTTAAGTCCACAGCATTAAGGTTTGGAGATTTGACCAAGCAATGGATCAGTGCCTTTGGTGCTGCATCGATTGGCAGCTTGGCGCTGAGTGGCTACAATGCTGAGCTTG CATGGCCCTACTACCCTCTTCTGACAGCCGCAGCTGCACAGCTGGCATGGCAGATTTCAACAGTCGACTTGTCTAACCGCGCAGACTGCAACAGGAA ATTTGTGTCAAACAAGTGGTTTGGAGCTCTGGTATTCTGGGGGGTTGTTTTGGGGCGACTTACATCATGA
- the LOC124706932 gene encoding UDP-glucose 4-epimerase 1-like, with product MVSALVRTILVTGGAGYIGSHTVLQLLLQGFRVVVVDSLDNASEAALHRVRDLAGTPNAKNLDFRKVDLRDKAALDEIFSAQRFEAVIHFAGLKAVGESVAKPLLYYDNNLIGTITLLQVMAAHGCKKLVFSSSATVYGWPKEVPCTEEFPLSAMNPYGRTKLIIEDICRDLQRSDSDWKIILLRYFNPVGAHPSGYIGEDPLGVPNNLMPYVQQVAVGRRPALTVYGTDYNTKDGTGVRDYIHVVDLADGHIAALRKLYEDSDRIGCEVYNLGTGKGTSVLEMVAAFEKACGKKIPLVYAGRRPGDAEIVYAMTTKAEKELKWKAKFGVDEMCRDLWNWASKNPYGYGTSDNGHH from the exons ATGGTGTCTGCGCTTGTTCGCACGATCCTCGTCACGGGCGGCGCCGGCTACATCGGCAGCCACACCGTGCTGCAGCTCCTCCTCCAGGGCttccgcgtcgtcgtcgtcgactccCTCGACAacgcctccgaggccgccctccaCCGCGTCCGCGACCTCGCAGGAACTCCCAACGCCAAGAACCTAGACTTCCGCAAG GTCGACCTCCGCGACAAGGCGGCCCTAGACGAAATCTTCTCTGCACAAAG GTTCGAGGCAGTTATCCACTTCGCCGGGCTCAAGGCCGTCGGCGAGAGCGTGGCCAAGCCGCTGCTTTACTATGACAACAACCTCATCGGCACCATCACGCTCCTACAAGTCATGGCCGCACATGGTTGCAAGAAG CTGGTGTTTTCATCATCGGCCACGGTCTATGGGTGGCCCAAGGAAGTGCCCTGCACCGAGGAGTTTCCGCTCTCCGCGATGAACCCTTACGGACGAACTAAG CTGATCATCGAGGACATCTGCCGTGACCTTCAGCGCTCGGACTCCGACTGGAAGATCATACTGCTCAGGTACTTCAACCCGGTCGGCGCTCACCCGAGCGGCTACATCGGCGAGGACCCCCTTGGTGTCCCCAACAACCTGATGCCCTACGTCCAGCAAGTTGCCGTCGGGAGGCGGCCGGCGCTGACGGTCTACGGGACCGACTACAACACCAAGGATGGGACAGGG GTGCGTGATTACATCCACGTTGTCGATCTGGCTGACGGTCACATAGCTGCCCTCAGGAAGCTCTACGAAGATTCTGACAGAATAG GGTGTGAAGTGTACAACCTGGGCACCGGAAAGGGGACATCTGTGCTGGAGATGGTTGCCGCGTTCGAAAAGGCTTGCGGAAAG AAAATCCCCCTGGTTTATGCTGGAAGAAGACCTGGAGATGCAGAGATTGTGTATGCTATGACTACCAAGGCTGAGAAGGAGCTCAAATGGAA GGCAAAGTTTGGGGTGGACGAGATGTGCAGAGACCTGTGGAACTGGGCGAGCAAGAACCCATACGGATACGGAACCAGCGACAATGGCCACCACTGA